A single Argentina anserina chromosome 7, drPotAnse1.1, whole genome shotgun sequence DNA region contains:
- the LOC126803909 gene encoding NAC domain-containing protein 2-like: protein MTTNMSTYEMTPVSLPVGYKFHPTEEELVNYYLKKKVRGANESVIDQIIPCIDLYEHEPTELPGLLRNGTNDDDREWFFFTRRNFKYNKSSRSNRSTKKGYWKITGKERGIKARRSKAVIGKKRTLTFYEGRGSKAKRISWVIHEHYLPPDEVVLCSKQTKGDFVICRLKDKSDKKDSSVSNEVEPSFVTVSISENQASDEINQEVQENGELLLHPDECCSSALWSPAPQELEDVLQTNGTNDDCNELQSPVGDSASCLPDRNEVSTCDEDEASYDLCLQLRDPPEKNLDSLFGRPQARDYCPSKLHSPIYAKLGDIQHPLQSENYQPLVTLQPPMYIEQGNTPDASLYYDECNNWQSAFKNNISTNEFDMRVQQITYTFENQATDYRILKVPQPQTEVNLESAACRLQPQDCTLQPPIYTNFGEALHNIECNELQYSSWENDCSLTKFMNTNFQDCYSYDQAAQTHNLQSHWEGSTIGIVE, encoded by the exons ATGACAACAAATATGAGCACATACGAAATGACACCGGTTTCACTGCCAGTAGGCTACAAGTTCCATCCCACCGAAGAAGAGCTAGTGAATTACTATCTGAAGAAGAAGGTTCGCGGCGCAAATGAATCCGTAATCGACCAAATCATCCCTTGTATCGACCTCTATGAACACGAGCCGACTGAGCTTCCTG GTTTGTTGAGGAATGGGACAAATGATGATGATAGAGAATGGTTCTTCTTCACAAGAAGGAATTTCAAGTACAACAAAAGCTCTCGATCGAATCGGAGCACGAAGAAGGGGTACTGGAAGATCACAGGCAAGGAGCGTGGGATTAAGGCTCGGCGGTCCAAAGCTGTGATTGGGAAGAAGAGGACTTTGACTTTTTACGAGGGTCGTGGGTCGAAAGCTAAGAGGATCAGCTGGGTTATTCATGAGCACTATCTTCCTCCAGATGAAGTTGTTTTGTGTTCGAAGCAGACCAAG GGCGACTTTGTCATCTGTCGCTTAAAAGATAAATCAGATAAGAAGGATTCTTCAGTTAGTAATGAAGTGGAACCGAGTTTCGTGACTGTGTCTATTTCGGAAAATCAAGCTTCTGATGAAATCAATCAAGAG GTACAGGAAAATGGGGAATTGTTATTGCATCCAGATGAGTGTTGCTCCTCAGCACTCTGGTCACCGGCACCCCAAGAGCTGGAAGATGTTCTGCAAACCAATGGCACTAATGATGATTGTAATGAGTTGCAATCACCAGTTGGAGATAGTGCGTCTTGTCTACCGGACAGGAATGAAGTTTCAACCTGTGATGAGGATGAGGCTTCGTATGATCTGTGTCTACAG CTACGTGATCCCCCAGAAAAAAATCTGGATTCACTCTTTGGTCGACCTCAGGCCCGGGATTACTGCCCCTCCAAACTGCACTCACCAATATACGCAAAGCTGGGAGATATTCAACATCCACTTCAGTCTGAGAATTACCAGCCCTTAGTAACATTGCAGCCACCAATGTACATAGAGCAGGGAAATACTCCAGATGCCAGTCTCTACTATGATGAATGCAATAATTGGCAATCTGCATTTAAGAATAATATTTCAACCAATGAGTTTGACATGCGAGTTCAACAGATTACATATACTTTTGAAAATCAAGCTACAGATTATAGGATTCTAAAG GTACCTCAACCTCAAACCGAAGTTAATCTGGAATCAGCAGCTTGTCGACTCCAGCCACAAGATTGCACATTGCAGCCACCAATATACACAAATTTTGGAGAAGCTCTACATAACATTGAATGCAATGAGTTGCAATATTCGTCTTGGGAGAATGACTGTTCTCTCACAAAATTCATGAATACAAATTTCCAGGATTGTTACTCATATGATCAAGCAGCACAGACTCATAACCTGCAAAGTCACTGGGAAGGGTCCACCATCGGGATAGTGGAGTAA
- the LOC126803910 gene encoding NAC domain-containing protein 3-like yields MNCGGFRLPIGFRFQPSDEQLLSHYLENKNQGKDSQITAIIPEIDVCKHEPHDIPALVFTRAEFLEKEWFTMADSPVMEWYFFSPRDFKHSKSKSKRQSTLINRTTGEGSWKKQGNDYRITGADSNKQIGGKRILTFYHSKKGKTDWVKHEYYLTDAESGQQIGDFVLYRLQNNQLKNNRSKKKSSKLDHDQQKTPGGKPSSGTCSMAPGVEDQASKELENVLPIPPGDDDEAERDGGSCSMAINVKNQASKRLEDILPISNGIHDDTEDGGNSCHIASGFKYRAAEYGELTEAEEYQAFGVLTDAICESDGNEKELKGLQTDKNDLLACLEGQSDSYNSPVSEMVEGLLHEPGNLALLDRPLSPQLQSPIYEECRKRKSPFGDSNPSLTKKNHIDEIGSEHEGSDGISEGYSQGEHLGSVPFQSQNRLSINREPRDFPHDNNYIEWDDLEPLFEGFDSSLAKFSDTIIDGGISDRNIEVAYATTNDCFALAIGPTLQCS; encoded by the exons atgaactGCGGCGGCTTCAGACTTCCTATAGGTTTCCGGTTCCAGCCCTCCGACGAGCAGCTGCTGAGTCACTACTTGGAGAACAAGAATCAGGGCAAGGACTCCCAGATCACGGCCATCATCCCTGAGATCGATGTCTGCAAGCACGAGCCTCACGACATACCTG CACTGGTGTTCACAAGGGCGGAGTTTCTGGAAAAGGAGTGGTTCACAATGGCGGACTCTCCGGTCATGGAGTGGTACTTCTTCAGTCCAAGAGATTTTAAGCACAGCAAGAGCAAGAGCAAGAGACAGAGCACTCTGATCAACAGGACTACAGGGGAAGGCTCCTGGAAGAAGCAAGGCAATGACTACAGAATCACTGGGGCCGATtctaataagcagatcgggggGAAGAGGATCTTGACCTTCTACCATTCGAAAAAGGGCAAGACTGACTGGGTTAAACATGAGTATTATCTCACTGATGCCGAATCTGGTCAGCAGATTGGGGACTTTGTTCTCTATCGCTTGCAGAACAACCAATTGAAGAACAACCGCTCGAAGAAGAAATCTAGCAAGCTTGATCATGATCAGCAAAAAACTCCGGGAGGTAAGCCTAGTAGTGGTACCTGCAGTATGGCCCCCGGCGTTGAAGATCAAGCATCCAAAGAACTGGAAAATGTTCTTCCAATTCCCCCTGGCGATGATGATGAAGCTGAACGTGATGGCGGTAGCTGCAGTATGGCCattaatgttaaaaatcaaGCGTCCAAACGGCTGGAAGATATTCTTCCCATTTCTAATGGCATTCATGATGACACTGAGGATGGTGGTAACAGCTGCCACATCGCCTCTGGTTTCAAATATAGAGCTGCGGAATATGGTGAGCTTACAGAAGCAGAAGAATACCAGGCATTCGGGGTGCTGACAGATGCTATTTGTGAATCTGATGGCAATGAGAAAGAACTTAAAGGCTTGCAAACTGATAAGAATGACCTTTTGGCCTGTCTTGAAGGTCAATCTGATAGCTATAATTCACCTGTTTCTGAGATGGTTGAAGGG CTACTTCATGAGCCAGGAAACCTGGCCTTACTCGATCGGCCTTTGTCACCTCAACTGCAGTCACCAATATACGAAGAATGTCGTAAGAGGAAATCTCCATTTGGGGATAGTAACCCTTCTCTTACGAAGAAGAATCATATTGATGAAATAGGCTCTGAACATGAAGGTTCAGATGGGATTTCAGAG GGATATTCTCAAGGAGAGCATCTGGGGTCTGTACCATTTCAGTCACAGAACCGATTATCAATAAACAGAGAACCGAGAGATTTTCCCCATGACAATAATTATATTGAATGGGATGATTTGGAACCTTTATTTGAAGGTTTTGACTCTTCTCTCGCAAAGTTCTCAGATACAATTATTGATGGAGGTATCAGTGACAGAAACATCGAAGTCGCCTATGCAACGACAAACGATTGTTTTGCATTAGCCATTGGACCTACACTCCAATGTAGCTAA